Proteins encoded in a region of the Brevundimonas vesicularis genome:
- a CDS encoding NAD(P)/FAD-dependent oxidoreductase: protein MQQSPSLTTSRTVHVIGAGPAGLMAAERLAQAGAAVVVHDRMPSVARKLLMAGRGGLNLTHSEPLDRFMTRYGPAQPTAAAWIDRFTPADLTAWVEALGQETFVGSSGRVFPKAMKASPLVRAWLARLEAQGVDVRTRSRWTGWRDGALVFETPDGERLERPDAVVLALGGASWPRLGSDGAWAPWLEAQGASVSPFRPANVGFDVAWSALFRDRFAGQPLKGVAVTHGDRTARGEAMIARYGIEGGAIYALSTALRTTVETVGRAEIQIDLKPDVAIGKLTDRLSKPRGKASLSNHLRKVVGLESAAVALLYEAGPLPASPRALAERIKAMPLTLTGVQGLERAISSAGGVILDGVDERLMLVARPGVFVAGEMLDWEAPTGGYLLQASFASGVVAAQGVIDWLDSRD from the coding sequence ATGCAACAGTCCCCCAGTCTTACGACCTCTCGCACCGTTCACGTGATCGGCGCCGGTCCTGCCGGATTGATGGCGGCCGAACGGCTGGCGCAGGCAGGGGCGGCGGTCGTGGTGCACGACCGCATGCCGTCTGTGGCCCGCAAGCTGCTGATGGCCGGACGGGGCGGGCTGAACCTGACCCATTCGGAACCGCTGGACCGGTTCATGACCCGCTATGGCCCGGCCCAGCCGACGGCCGCCGCCTGGATCGACCGGTTCACGCCTGCCGACCTGACCGCCTGGGTCGAGGCCCTGGGGCAGGAAACCTTCGTCGGCTCAAGCGGGCGGGTGTTTCCGAAGGCCATGAAGGCGTCACCCCTGGTGCGGGCCTGGCTCGCGCGGCTGGAAGCGCAGGGCGTCGACGTCCGCACGCGCTCGCGCTGGACCGGCTGGCGCGACGGCGCGCTGGTGTTTGAGACGCCGGACGGGGAACGACTGGAACGGCCCGACGCCGTGGTCCTGGCTTTGGGCGGCGCCAGCTGGCCGCGTCTGGGTTCGGACGGGGCCTGGGCGCCTTGGCTGGAAGCGCAGGGCGCGTCCGTGTCGCCTTTCCGACCGGCCAATGTCGGCTTCGATGTGGCCTGGTCGGCGCTGTTCCGTGATCGGTTCGCGGGCCAGCCGCTGAAAGGCGTCGCTGTCACCCATGGCGACCGGACGGCGCGGGGCGAGGCGATGATCGCCCGCTACGGCATCGAGGGCGGCGCCATCTATGCGCTGTCCACCGCGCTGAGGACGACGGTAGAGACAGTGGGGCGCGCCGAGATCCAGATCGACCTGAAGCCCGATGTGGCGATCGGAAAACTGACCGACCGTCTGTCGAAGCCGCGCGGCAAGGCCAGCCTGTCGAACCATCTGCGCAAGGTGGTCGGACTGGAGTCGGCCGCCGTCGCCCTGCTGTATGAGGCTGGTCCCCTGCCCGCCTCGCCTCGGGCCTTGGCCGAGCGGATCAAGGCCATGCCCCTGACCCTTACCGGCGTTCAAGGACTGGAACGGGCGATTTCCTCGGCGGGCGGCGTCATACTGGACGGCGTGGACGAACGGCTGATGCTGGTCGCGCGACCGGGCGTCTTCGTCGCGGGCGAGATGCTGGATTGGGAGGCGCCGACCGGAGGCTATCTGCTTCAGGCCAGCTTTGCCTCCGGCGTCGTCGCGGCCCAAGGCGTCATCGACTGGCTCGACAGCCGGGACTGA